Below is a genomic region from uncultured Sunxiuqinia sp..
AATTACAAAAGTGACTGTTTTGGTCGTGTTCTCATTGTATTGCTTGGCTAAGATTGGATAAACGGCAAAAAATGTATCTTTCAATTTTTGCTCTACAGATGCGCTGAAATTTTCAGCTTTGTTGATGTAAATCAACGTATATCCATCCTTTGTGATAGAATCATTAGTGACATAATTGGTGTTACTGTCATCCTGAGCACAAGAAATGAAGTGAATAGCAATTAAAAGAAGCGTTGTAAGGGATAGTGATTTAGTTTTCATTTTAATGGGGAATATGTAAATTAATATTACTAGATCTATTTTTCAAAAATAAATAACGAATTGTAAGATATTGTTGCCATTAGTCAGGTTAATGTTTTATTTTATGAATGAATAAGAACAAATTAATCTTTCGTGTTAATTATCTCATAGACTAATACGATTTGAAGGGGAGTTTTACTCATTCTTGATGAAAATTAGAAGTTGTGTTTTTAAATTTTAAGATCATTTTTTTGAGGTGTTTATATCTTGTGCGTGCAATGAGAAAAATAGAAATGAGTGGGAAAGAGTTTTATCAATTCGAAATTTTTGATTCGAATGGATTGACAAATTTCTGTAGTACAAAAATAGGCTGGAGACGAAATGGAGACACCAGATTCACTGGCAACTTGAAAGACGATTACATGCCTTTCAGAGGAGAATTATCCAGTGCCTTAAAGCTTTCACCAGGGCAGTTGATCTTTCCGAGACAAAATCATGGCACCGGCATTCAAATTGTACATAAACTTAATCATTTGCCTGATATTTCAGAAACCGATGCCTTGATCACCAACCAGCCGGGAATCTGCATTTGCGTGCAAACGGCTGACTGTGTTCCGATTTTATTGTACGACCCGGTTAAAGCAGTAATCGCCTCTGTCCATGCGGGTTGGAGAGGAACGGTTAGTCAGATTCTGGTGAAAACGATTCAAACCATGCAAGCCAATTTTAATACAAACCCCAGCGATATTTCAATGGGAATTGGGCCATCCATCTGTCAGGATAATTACGAAGTGGGAGAAGATGTGATTGCGCAGGTGAAAACACAATTTGTGAATCATTCTGATTTACTGGCACCAACAAAGCCTGGCAAAGCAAAACTTGATTTGTGGGAAGCTAATAAAACGCTGGCACTAAAAGCAGGTATTTTTGAGTCTCAAATTGAAATTATGGGACTGTGCTCATATCAGGAACAATCACTTTTCTACTCTGCCCGGCGCGATGGAGCAGATACCGGACGAATGGTTAGTGGAATCATGTTATCTTGATATCTAAGTATGTTGACATATGTCGAATCAGTTGGAGTTAGAATTAGGTTTTTCGTTCTAACACAATCCTGGCTGGGGGACTATTCCGCAGGTCATGCGTTTGCAAGGCCTCCTTTTGTTTCGACCTGTTGAACCGATTTGATTTATTACCTTTGTCGCCATTATTGAATTAAACCATGCAGGTGGCATCACCCTGCACTAAAAAAAAACAAAAAAATGCAAAACGAACTACTTTGGGTGGTCATGTTGTTGGCTAATTTCCTACTGATTATTGGAGCTTACAAATTGTTTGGCAAAGGAGGATTGGTCATGTGGATTCCAATCTCGGTAATCGTTGCAAATATTCAGGTGATCCAAACAGTAGAATTATTTGGCTTGGTCGCTACCTTAGGAAATATTGTTTATGCCAGCTCTTTTTTAGTAACCGATATTTTATCCGAAAACTACGGAAAGTCCGATGCTAAAAAAGCGGTTTGGATTGGCTTTTTCAGTCTGATTTCGATGACTCTGCTGATGAATCTGGCACTTTACTTTTTACCGTTGGAGGGCGACGAGTTTGCATCATCCACTCATGAATCGCTGAGCACCATTTTTAAATTGATGCCACGAATTGCCATTGCCAGTCTGGCTGCTTATCTGGTTTCGCAGCAGCATGATATCTGGGCTTTTCATTTTTGGAAAAAACGGTTTTCTTCTGATCGACAATTGTGGCTGCGAAACAATTTGAGTACAATGGTTTCACAATTACTGGATAGCGTTGTTTTCACATTCATAGCCTTCTATGGCGTTTTTGAGCTTTCTTTGCTTTATGAGATTTTAATTACGACTTACCTGTTAAAGTGGGCTGTTGCCGCTGCCGACACCCCTTTTGTTTATTGGGCAAAGCATATTCATAAAAACAATCGGTTTGTGGTGAAGTAAACTAGGTACGCCAAAACCAGTGTGTGAATAAGGTGAGCACCGGAAA
It encodes:
- a CDS encoding queuosine precursor transporter; this translates as MQNELLWVVMLLANFLLIIGAYKLFGKGGLVMWIPISVIVANIQVIQTVELFGLVATLGNIVYASSFLVTDILSENYGKSDAKKAVWIGFFSLISMTLLMNLALYFLPLEGDEFASSTHESLSTIFKLMPRIAIASLAAYLVSQQHDIWAFHFWKKRFSSDRQLWLRNNLSTMVSQLLDSVVFTFIAFYGVFELSLLYEILITTYLLKWAVAAADTPFVYWAKHIHKNNRFVVK
- the pgeF gene encoding peptidoglycan editing factor PgeF, which codes for MRKIEMSGKEFYQFEIFDSNGLTNFCSTKIGWRRNGDTRFTGNLKDDYMPFRGELSSALKLSPGQLIFPRQNHGTGIQIVHKLNHLPDISETDALITNQPGICICVQTADCVPILLYDPVKAVIASVHAGWRGTVSQILVKTIQTMQANFNTNPSDISMGIGPSICQDNYEVGEDVIAQVKTQFVNHSDLLAPTKPGKAKLDLWEANKTLALKAGIFESQIEIMGLCSYQEQSLFYSARRDGADTGRMVSGIMLS